One genomic segment of Gemmatimonadota bacterium includes these proteins:
- a CDS encoding ABC transporter ATP-binding protein has protein sequence MIRLRGVTKRYGSFEAVRGIDLHIERGELFGLLGPNGAGKTTTMRMIAGILAPTGGTIEVGGEDILRHPMRAKAKLGFIPDRPFVYDKLTGAEFLRFTAALFGQDGAELEGRIDELLGIFDLTPWKHELTESYSHGMRQKLIIASALVHRPEVIVVDEPMIGLDPKSAKLLKTLFRRYTDLGGTVLMSTHTMEIIEGLCDRVGIISAGKLVACGTVEELRREAASDGAGMEELFLRLTGEHVDHDLDALLT, from the coding sequence GTGATTCGCCTGCGCGGCGTGACCAAGCGCTACGGCAGCTTCGAGGCCGTGCGTGGCATCGATCTCCACATCGAGCGCGGCGAGCTCTTCGGCCTCCTCGGCCCGAATGGCGCGGGCAAGACGACGACGATGCGGATGATCGCGGGCATCCTCGCGCCGACCGGCGGCACGATCGAGGTGGGCGGCGAGGACATCCTTCGCCACCCGATGCGCGCCAAGGCCAAGCTCGGCTTCATCCCCGATCGGCCGTTCGTGTACGACAAGCTGACCGGGGCGGAGTTCCTTCGCTTCACCGCCGCGCTCTTCGGCCAGGACGGGGCCGAGCTCGAGGGACGGATCGACGAGCTCCTTGGCATCTTCGATCTCACGCCGTGGAAGCACGAGCTGACCGAGTCGTACAGTCACGGCATGCGACAGAAGCTCATCATCGCCAGCGCACTGGTTCATCGTCCCGAGGTCATCGTGGTCGACGAGCCGATGATCGGCCTCGACCCGAAGAGCGCCAAGCTGCTGAAGACGCTGTTTCGGCGCTACACCGACCTTGGCGGCACCGTGCTCATGAGCACGCACACGATGGAAATCATCGAAGGGCTCTGTGATCGGGTCGGGATCATCTCCGCGGGCAAGCTGGTGGCCTGCGGGACGGTCGAGGAGCTGCGGCGCGAGGCCGCCTCCGACGGCGCCGGAATGGAAGAGCTCTTCCTTCGGCTGACCGGCGAGCATGTGGACCACGATCTTGACGCGCTCCTCACCTGA
- a CDS encoding transglutaminase domain-containing protein: MPIEMTTGRDSMAVFADSAVLDPASGQLVVAHQDSARARAVLIRADGPAERWWIDTRGHVAGIETAFGLSWRRTDFDLAASALRNRTASRAVRLRALLPPVTRVAAPDTTTMPRRYVLSRRDGRPLDPALLQPLSSGRQRLRGDTLSVTTDWTAPTGTRGDVLPRDPLAPDSLPAVRDFVARALGPTPPVDRELRIGRLVAAIATRVTLDTSTTAAVDAGAALATRRAQAEGMARLFVAAANAAGLEARLAIGIRPDGDGFASHAWAEVRDQGSWTAVDPAFGRRRAAASLIRLGSSGSTEPWQLMIRVLQLRLTVVPDSQEVP, from the coding sequence ATGCCGATCGAGATGACGACCGGTCGCGACTCGATGGCGGTGTTTGCGGACAGTGCGGTGCTGGACCCGGCGTCCGGCCAGCTGGTGGTGGCGCACCAGGATTCCGCCCGTGCTCGCGCCGTCCTGATCCGGGCCGATGGCCCGGCCGAGCGTTGGTGGATCGACACGCGCGGCCACGTGGCCGGGATCGAAACCGCCTTCGGACTCTCGTGGCGCCGCACCGACTTCGATCTGGCGGCGAGTGCGTTGCGCAATCGCACGGCGTCTCGGGCCGTTCGCCTGCGAGCCCTCCTCCCGCCGGTGACGCGGGTCGCGGCCCCCGATACGACCACGATGCCGAGACGGTACGTCCTGTCGCGGCGCGATGGCAGGCCGCTCGATCCCGCCTTGCTCCAGCCGCTCTCGAGCGGCCGCCAACGGCTGCGCGGTGATACGCTCTCCGTGACGACCGACTGGACTGCGCCAACCGGTACCCGGGGTGATGTGCTGCCGCGGGACCCGCTCGCCCCCGATTCGCTGCCGGCGGTCCGCGACTTCGTGGCACGCGCCCTTGGCCCCACGCCGCCGGTGGATCGTGAACTGCGCATCGGGCGCCTCGTGGCGGCGATCGCGACACGCGTCACGCTCGACACCTCGACGACCGCGGCCGTCGACGCTGGTGCCGCCCTCGCGACCCGCCGTGCGCAGGCGGAGGGCATGGCGCGGCTCTTCGTGGCCGCAGCCAACGCCGCCGGCCTCGAGGCGCGTCTGGCGATCGGGATCCGACCCGACGGCGACGGCTTCGCCTCGCATGCCTGGGCCGAGGTCCGCGATCAGGGCAGCTGGACCGCGGTCGATCCGGCGTTCGGGCGTCGCCGCGCCGCGGCCTCGCTCATCCGCCTCGGCAGCAGCGGGTCGACCGAGCCGTGGCAGCTGATGATTCGTGTGCTCCAACTTCGCCTCACCGTGGTCCCCGACTCCCAGGAGGTTCCGTGA